A single window of Sulfuricurvum sp. DNA harbors:
- a CDS encoding restriction endonuclease subunit S, with amino-acid sequence MKLEKLSIIRIGLPLARKKGDIHDDQFFRYKTVTLKAFSSTGHLFHDELDEFIANEELNESYITQEGDILVRLREPNTAVYIDKKSSGLLVPALMAIIKPKKEVNSSYLTHYINSNEAQKRLHKELQGTTIQMLKASELADLEITLPSLHTQEKIVSILNLANQEIELLEELKTLKTQFKNELLDTILNKEINK; translated from the coding sequence ATGAAGTTAGAAAAACTATCAATCATCAGAATTGGTTTGCCTTTAGCTCGTAAAAAAGGTGACATTCATGATGATCAATTTTTTAGATACAAAACGGTCACATTAAAAGCTTTCTCTTCAACGGGTCATTTATTTCATGATGAGCTCGATGAGTTTATAGCCAATGAAGAGTTGAATGAAAGCTACATCACACAAGAAGGTGATATTTTGGTCAGATTGAGAGAACCAAATACTGCCGTATATATTGATAAGAAAAGCTCTGGCTTACTTGTTCCAGCACTCATGGCAATTATCAAACCAAAGAAGGAAGTCAATAGCAGTTACCTTACACACTATATTAACTCCAATGAAGCACAAAAAAGACTTCACAAAGAGCTGCAAGGCACAACGATACAAATGCTCAAAGCGAGTGAATTAGCTGATTTGGAAATAACTCTTCCATCTCTGCACACTCAAGAGAAAATCGTATCTATACTCAATCTTGCCAACCAAGAAATCGAACTATTAGAAGAACTCAAAACTCTAAAAACCCAATTCAAAAACGAACTGCTCGACACTATTTTAAATAAGGAAATAAATAAATGA